The following proteins come from a genomic window of Sander vitreus isolate 19-12246 chromosome 14, sanVit1, whole genome shotgun sequence:
- the vps72a gene encoding vacuolar protein sorting 72 homolog a gives MTLAVDREPRKTAGNRLSKLLDAEEEDEFYKTTYGGFNDESGDDEYHGEHSDTEDEVDSDFDIDEGDEPDSDQEEDAPRRKSRVVTKAYKEPIKVAKPKPKRPSEEQKKTEKVKVELKRRIPQEFQDFAETRKSVRQSTSEHTRKTNLRLQERQDAPRRRRGAHRDRPLTQEELLAEAKITAEINIRSLENYERLEADKKKQVHKKRRFEGPTIRYHSVLMPLVSHSVLKEENVDVEGLDQDVPQTAPQNPTTPSQQPAGGLCSRTYITFSEDEAFEVAFPHSAQSSPQLPVQEVCPVTHKAALYRDPVTDIPYANTRAFRIIREAYRKYVAAHGFPNTSGGVTGLDSSATKGSRQKMVVKQSAMAT, from the exons ATGACGCTGGCAGTTGATCGGGAACCCAGAAAGACTGCGGGTAACCGCTTGTCAAAGTTACTGGATGCTGAAGAAGAGGATGAATTCTACAAGACCACGTATGGAGGCTTCAACGAT GAATCAGGAGATGACGAGTATCATGGAGAACATTCAGACACAGAGGATGAGGTGGACAGCGACTTTGACATCGATGAGGGTGATGAGCCAGACAGCGACCAGGAGGAGGATGCTCCTCGGAGGAAAAGTCGGGTTGTCACTAAAGCGTATAAG GAACCAATAAAGGTGGCAAAACCCAAACCCAAAAGGCCGTCCGAGGAACAGAAGAAGACTGAGAAAGTTAAAGTGGAGCTCAAAAGGAGGATTCCACAAGAATTCCAAGATTTTGCAGAAA CTCGGAAGTCTGTGCGACAGTCTACCAGTGAACATACCCGAAAGACCAATCTACGCTTGCAAGAGCGTCAAGATGCCCCTCGGAGAAGGAGAGGTGCTCATCGGGACCGGCCCCTTACCCAGGAAGAACTGCTGGCTGAGGCCAAAATAACAGCAGAGATCAACATTCGATCTTTAG AGAACTATGAACGTCTGGAGGCAGACAAAAAGAAACAGGTCCACAAGAAGCGGCGTTTTGAAGGACCAACCATCCGTTACCATTCAGTCCTGATGCCACTAGTCTCTCACTCAGTCCTGAAAGAAGAAAACGTGGATGTTGAAGG GTTGGATCAGGACGTCCCTCAAACTGCACCACAGAATCCCACAACGCCGTCCCAGCAGCCTGCCGGAGGCCTGTGCTCCCGTACTTACATAACATTCAGTGAGGACGAAGCTTTCGAGGTGGCCTTTCCACACAGTGCCCAGTCGAGTCCTCAGCTGCCCGTCCAGGAGGTTTGTCCCGTCACCCACAAGGCCGCACTGTACCGAGACCCTGTCACTGATATACCTTACGCTAACACACGAGCCTTCCGCATCATCCGAGAAGCGTACCGTAAATACGTGGCTGCTCACGGATTTCCAAACACTTCAGGAGGGGTGACGGGACTTGACTCTTCAGCAACGAAGGGTTCCCGCCAGAAAATGGTTGTCAAGCAGAGTGCTATGGCAACATAG
- the LOC144529382 gene encoding leucine-rich repeat and immunoglobulin-like domain-containing nogo receptor-interacting protein 1 produces the protein MFEGIAVHQWLCWGTLSLLAAGVALSSETRWLCPKSCRCNTVLLEVNCSDGQLTTVPNGLPQNSKLLNLTHNKIKTVVHQQFRTLTQLFDLDLSDNIIVIIEVEAFLGLQSLITLRLARNHLKIIPVGVFAGLPKLKLLDISSNEILVFLDFTFRDLTSLQFIKAADNDLVFISHQAFTGLTSLQELRLDGCNLTAVPTEALTQLGSLKSLHFYQMGITTLPNYSFRHLEHLKELLISHCRWLENLSGNSLFGLNLTSLTIRHCNLSVVPYISLHHLVYLVYLDLSFNPITYIHENLFGDMLRLQELHLVGGSLLRIEIGAFKGLAHFKLLNVSRNFLTTLEVGAFHSVDVLRTLGIDNNPLACDCRLLWVVQRRLYLDFGGNPPTCATSVQLQGWYFLDFTEAELPGLLTCRQPSILNPKPQEVRVDQGHTVVFYCNAEGDPLPSVTWISPQLKPLSPIGRIRALSNGSLEVRYAQPQDSGAYLCVASNAAGNDSLLVSIHVRAFPSSSKNPFHLKGWFAFPSASPGVNGNQNIPLDVKTLLVAATIGLISFFSSVSVCFIFMFFWSKSKGQIKHTATIAYVPRSAVSSSNGGKGNYMETSRFTMKLI, from the coding sequence ATGTTTGAGGGGATTGCCGTCCACCAATGGCTGTGCTGGGGAACTCTCTCCCTGTTGGCAGCAGGGGTGGCATTATCATCTGAAACACGCTGGCTGTGTCCAAAGTCCTGCCGCTGCAACACCGTGCTGCTGGAGGTGAACTGCTCTGATGGCCAACTTACCACAGTGCCCAACGGTCTCCCACAAAACTCTAAACTACTAAACCTAACACATAATAAGATCAAGACTGTGGTGCACCAGCAGTTCCGGACTTTGACACAACTTTTTGATTTGGATTTAAGTGACAATATTATAGTAATAATTGAAGTGGAAGCGTTTCTCGGCCTGCAAAGTCTGATAACTCTGCGTCTTGCCCGCAACCACCTGAAGATTATTCCTGTCGGAGTGTTTGCTGGTTTGCCAAAACTGAAGTTACTGGACAtaagcagcaatgagatcctTGTTTTTCTAGATTTTACCTTCCGTGACTTAACTTCCCTGCAGTTCATTAAAGCAGCAGATAATGACTTAGTTTTTATTTCTCATCAAGCTTTTACAGGCTTAACCAGTCTGCAAGAGCTGCGCCTTGACGGCTGCAACCTCACTGCTGTGCCAACAGAGGCACTCACACAGCTCGGGAGCCTGAAAAGTCTTCATTTTTACCAAATGGGCATCACCACGCTGCCAAACTACTCTTTTCGTCACCTAGAGCATCTGAAGGAACTTCTCATTAGTCATTGCCGCTGGCTGGAGAACCTGTCAGGAAACAGTCTCTTTGGCCTAAATCTTACATCCCTAACCATTAGACACTGTAACCTCAGTGTTGTCCCCTACATCTCTTTGCATCATCTTGTATATCTTGTATACCTTGACCTTTCTTTTAACCCAATCACCTACATTCATGAAAACCTGTTTGGAGACATGCTCCGGCTCCAAGAGCTCCATCTGGTGGGGGGATCATTGCTACGTATCGAAATCGGAGCATTCAAGGGTTTGGCACATTTCAAATTGCTGAATGTATCTAGAAACTTTCTCACCACACTCGAGGTAGGAGCTTTCCATTCGGTGGACGTCCTAAGAACTCTGGGAATCGATAACAACCCACTAGCATGCGACTGCCGTCTGCTGTGGGTGGTGCAAAGACGACTCTATCTGGACTTTGGTGGAAATCCACCGACTTGCGCAACCTCCGTCCAGTTGCAGGGATGGTATTTTCTAGACTTTACTGAAGCTGAGCTCCCAGGCCTGCTCACATGTCGGCAGCCTAGTATTCTAAACCCTAAACCTCAAGAAGTGAGAGTAGATCAAGGACACACGGTTGTGTTTTATTGCAATGCAGAAGGTGACCCTCTGCCATCTGTCACCTGGATAAGCCCGCAGCTAAAACCTCTGTCACCTATTGGTAGAATACGGGCTCTCTCTAATGGCTCGCTGGAGGTTCGCTATGCTCAACCTCAAGACAGTGGTGCTTATCTCTGTGTGGCATCTAATGCGGCAGGAAATGACAGCCTGCTCGTCAGCATTCATGTCCGAGCCTTTCCATCATCTTCTAAAAACCCCTTTCATCTTAAAGGTTGGTTTGCCTTTCCATCTGCCTCTCCAGGTGTGAATGGAAATCAGAATATCCCATTAGATGTCAAGACGTTACTGGTAGCTGCAACCATTGGATTGATTTCATTTTTCAGCTCTGTGAGCGTTTGTTTCATCTTCATGTTTTTCTGGAGTAAGAGTAAAGGGCAAATAAAGCACACAGCCACAATAGCATACGTGCCACGAAGCGCTGTGTCAAGTAGTAACGGAGGGAAAGGCAACTATATGGAAACAAGCAGGTTCACCATGAAACTAATATGA